From one Streptomyces sp. NBC_01478 genomic stretch:
- a CDS encoding ScbR family autoregulator-binding transcription factor, which yields MQERAEVTRRAVLATAAVLFEQHGYVGTSISDVARTSGYTSGAIYFHFGSKEGLARGVLEAHFAEWPRYVEHWESQNAPVLDRLVGLSLAVAREFRDNVIVRAGNRLWSERRTIPVSLPRPFVGWIDATARMLTAATEAGELAPGVDAERAARVLVASFFGTHTVSDALDDRRNIEDAVSDLWMMLLPGLQAAPVDPASCLERARKLLAGTRGQAAAAALSHED from the coding sequence ATGCAGGAACGTGCGGAAGTCACCCGGCGGGCTGTTCTGGCGACGGCCGCCGTGCTGTTCGAACAGCACGGGTACGTCGGTACGAGCATCAGTGACGTGGCGCGTACGAGCGGGTACACCAGCGGCGCGATCTATTTCCATTTCGGCAGTAAAGAAGGGCTGGCCCGGGGTGTGCTGGAAGCCCATTTCGCCGAATGGCCGCGCTATGTGGAGCATTGGGAATCCCAGAATGCCCCCGTTCTCGACCGGCTGGTGGGTCTGAGTCTCGCCGTGGCCCGGGAATTCCGGGACAACGTGATCGTCCGCGCGGGCAACCGACTCTGGAGCGAGCGCAGAACCATCCCCGTGTCCCTGCCCCGGCCCTTCGTGGGGTGGATCGACGCGACTGCCCGCATGCTGACCGCCGCCACGGAAGCGGGCGAACTCGCCCCCGGTGTCGATGCCGAGCGCGCCGCGCGGGTCCTCGTCGCCAGCTTCTTCGGCACCCATACCGTCTCCGACGCACTGGACGACCGCCGCAACATCGAGGACGCGGTGAGTGACCTGTGGATGATGCTGCTGCCCGGGTTGCAGGCGGCGCCGGTGGATCCGGCGAGCTGTCTGGAGCGGGCCAGGAAGCTGTTGGCGGGCACTCGGGGGCAGGCTGCGGCCGCGGCGCTGTCGCACGAGGACTGA
- a CDS encoding LuxR C-terminal-related transcriptional regulator: MSERVAVVVGAGGDLGLATTEIALAGDLRALALLNLGVTEAWSLRLDDSERHLLEGAALAHDIGRPYLEVACLAHLGFASGNRSFTLARRRCEQALALADRYGWGAEAVIVPAQVSFAGMLIFAGEFDHGERWLERARHATRSEGEPGVRLLVHLMSAMVPAARGQHHDALAELTAAEQVQTHMRGEHGLWSQVTAWTVATQARLGMVEQARATLAALDERRAATGEIRTAAAVIRLAEQDPAGARRELRPVLDGTAPLTSFLTPIEARLLDALACRDLGDEHATATAVEQALHLAEPDRMILPFAMTGAWELLETLQQRTSHAALVSDILDVVRGHTPAGPDRPATGPAENLSPSELRVLRYLPTNLTRPEIATELSVSLNTVNTHIRRIYAKLGAGDRSSAVQRGRELRLLSNGRG; the protein is encoded by the coding sequence ATGAGCGAGCGCGTAGCAGTGGTGGTCGGTGCGGGCGGTGACCTGGGTCTTGCCACCACCGAGATCGCCCTCGCCGGTGACCTACGCGCCCTCGCCCTCCTCAACCTGGGCGTCACCGAGGCCTGGTCGCTACGGCTCGACGACAGTGAACGGCACCTGCTGGAGGGCGCCGCGCTCGCCCACGACATCGGCCGCCCCTATCTGGAGGTCGCCTGCCTCGCCCACCTGGGCTTCGCCTCCGGCAACCGCTCCTTCACCCTGGCCAGGCGCCGCTGCGAGCAGGCCCTGGCGCTGGCCGACCGGTACGGCTGGGGCGCCGAGGCGGTCATCGTCCCCGCGCAGGTGTCCTTCGCCGGGATGCTGATCTTCGCGGGCGAGTTCGACCACGGGGAACGGTGGCTGGAGCGCGCCCGGCACGCCACCCGGTCCGAGGGCGAGCCCGGTGTCCGGCTGCTGGTGCATCTGATGTCCGCGATGGTTCCGGCGGCGCGCGGTCAACACCACGACGCCCTGGCCGAGTTGACCGCCGCCGAGCAGGTGCAGACACATATGCGGGGCGAGCACGGGCTCTGGTCCCAGGTGACCGCCTGGACGGTGGCCACCCAGGCCCGCCTCGGCATGGTCGAGCAGGCGCGGGCCACCCTCGCCGCCCTCGACGAACGGCGGGCCGCCACCGGCGAGATCCGCACCGCCGCCGCGGTGATCCGCCTCGCCGAGCAGGACCCCGCCGGCGCCCGCCGCGAACTCCGGCCGGTCCTCGACGGCACGGCCCCCCTCACCTCCTTCCTCACTCCGATCGAGGCCCGTCTCCTGGACGCGCTCGCCTGCCGCGATCTCGGCGACGAGCACGCGACGGCGACCGCCGTGGAACAGGCGCTGCACCTCGCCGAACCGGACCGGATGATCCTGCCCTTCGCGATGACCGGCGCCTGGGAACTGCTGGAGACCCTCCAACAGCGCACCTCCCACGCCGCGTTGGTCTCCGACATCCTCGACGTCGTCCGCGGCCACACCCCGGCCGGACCGGACCGTCCGGCCACGGGACCGGCCGAGAACCTCAGCCCGAGCGAACTCCGCGTCCTGCGCTACCTCCCGACGAACCTCACCCGCCCCGAGATCGCCACCGAACTGTCGGTGTCCCTCAACACCGTCAACACCCACATCCGACGCATCTACGCCAAGCTCGGCGCCGGCGATCGCTCCTCGGCGGTACAGCGCGGCCGTGAGCTGCGTCTCCTGTCGAACGGCCGCGGCTGA
- a CDS encoding alpha/beta hydrolase, giving the protein MSTEQQQTLDAILRQSAFPVGSSVDEQRLQLGKLTSAQPLPPEITVTSRALGGVPVAEITVDGVEPRHVVLYFHGGVYVLGDAASAAGLASQVGRRTGARAYSVDYRLAPEHPYPAAVDDAFAAYEALLHEGVIPSDIVFAGESAGGGLAVATLVNARDHGLPLPAAAYVMSPYADLTLAGASIDTKGAADPLLSRELLEPRVTNYTAGRAPSLPLISPVFADLTGLPPLLIQVGSHEVLLDDAVHLAQQAAAADVSVTLEVTPGVPHVFQAYGPLLDEASVALDRAGEFLTARLRG; this is encoded by the coding sequence GTGAGCACCGAGCAGCAACAGACCCTCGACGCGATCCTGCGCCAGTCCGCCTTCCCCGTCGGCAGCTCCGTCGACGAACAGCGGCTCCAGCTCGGCAAGTTGACGTCGGCGCAGCCGCTGCCCCCCGAAATCACCGTGACATCACGCGCGTTGGGCGGTGTCCCCGTCGCCGAGATCACGGTCGACGGCGTCGAACCCCGGCACGTCGTCCTCTACTTCCACGGCGGCGTCTACGTCCTGGGCGACGCGGCCAGTGCCGCCGGCCTGGCCTCCCAGGTCGGCCGACGGACCGGAGCCAGGGCCTACTCCGTCGACTACCGGCTCGCGCCCGAACACCCGTATCCGGCCGCGGTGGACGACGCGTTCGCCGCCTACGAAGCCCTCCTGCACGAAGGCGTCATCCCCTCGGACATCGTCTTCGCGGGCGAGTCCGCGGGCGGCGGACTCGCCGTCGCCACCCTGGTCAACGCCCGCGACCACGGGCTGCCCCTGCCGGCCGCCGCCTACGTCATGTCGCCGTACGCCGACCTCACCCTCGCCGGTGCCTCCATCGACACCAAGGGTGCCGCCGATCCGCTGCTCTCCCGGGAACTCCTCGAACCCCGGGTCACCAACTACACGGCGGGACGGGCCCCTTCGCTTCCACTGATCAGCCCCGTCTTCGCCGACCTCACGGGCCTGCCGCCCCTCCTCATCCAGGTCGGAAGCCACGAGGTCCTCCTCGACGACGCCGTACACCTCGCCCAACAGGCCGCCGCGGCAGACGTGTCGGTCACCCTGGAGGTCACCCCGGGCGTGCCGCACGTCTTCCAGGCCTACGGCCCGCTCCTCGACGAAGCGAGCGTCGCGCTGGACAGGGCCGGAGAGTTCCTGACGGCTCGGCTCCGCGGGTGA